A single genomic interval of Helianthus annuus cultivar XRQ/B chromosome 13, HanXRQr2.0-SUNRISE, whole genome shotgun sequence harbors:
- the LOC110898148 gene encoding pentatricopeptide repeat-containing protein At3g13880, producing the protein MLLQVKPTKIRSLSTMISIPITSNHPIQQIETIYQPQLDISHSLDDATYTKLVQSSTHSGSSTHGKLVQSHIIKTGYTPRLFLHNTLMNMYLKCNEPDLALQLFDEMPERNIVSWNSLISGYTQLGQYVNAKEVFREARIENVNVSKYTYASMLSVCARTGDLELGKVIHGLIVVSGVGVDAFLSNPLVGMYSNCGRVDQARTVFDKCDGLDDVSWNSMIAGYGKACLYNKMLQILVKMHQSGVKFSSYVLGSVLNACCASFDFSLTWGKLLHSCSVKLGWDLDVIVGTALLDMYAKTGDLNDAVSVFNLLRDKNVVMYNAMIAGLLRGEDINDELVKKSLKLFINMQRHGLKPSEFTFSTIVKACIAFRDLEFGKQIHAHVIKNNLQSDEYIGSVLVELYSSWSLTNDALSCFDSTYKRDIVIWTSMIVGHAQNGEYERALGVFGELLTFGLKPDEFTVSTVLSACANLGGVRYGEQIQSYSVKTGITKSSVVVNSLIYMYAKSGDIDSANRMFEVADKFDVVSWSVMICGAAYHGCAKEALTIFDLMISNGIAPNDVAFLGVLTACSHGGLVDEGFRCYETMKRDYGITPTEKHCACIVDLFGRAGRLSDAESFIIESGFSHAPVMWRSLLSSCRIHKNTEIGKRVAERLIKLEPHASSSYVLLYNIYNDAGMETHATKVRDLMTDRRIKKEPGLSWIEVGNRVHSFLVGDKSHPQSEKIYEKLDDVLEKIKKIGYVDGKKNNGLSVNHHSEKLAVVLGLISLPLSAPVRVMKNLRVCQDCHTVMKLISKVESREIILRDPIRFHRFRDGTCSCGDYW; encoded by the exons ATGTTGCTCCaagtaaaacccacaaaaatccgATCTTTATCAACGATGATCAGTATCCCCATAACTTCCAATCATCCCATACAACAAATCGAAACAATTTATCAACCCCAACTGGATATTTCTCATTCTCTAGACGATGCTACATACACCAAACTCGTTCAATCATCCACACATTCAGGGTCTTCAACCCATGGCAAACTCGTACAATCACACATAATTAAAACCGGTTACACCCCACGTTTGTTCTTACACAACACCCTTATGAACATGTACTTAAAATGTAATGAACCAGACTTAGCCCTCCAACTGTTCGACGAAATGCCTGAACGAAATATTGTTTCTTGGAATTCATTGATTTCTGGGTATACTCAATTGGGTCAGTATGTTAATGCAAAAGAAGTGTTTCGTGAAGCTCGGATTGAAAATGTTAATGTTAGTAAGTATACGTATGCGAGCATGCTTAGTGTATGTGCACGAACCGGTGATTTGGAGCTAGGGAAGGTTATACATGGGTTGATTGTTGTAAGTGGTGTTGGTGTAGATGCGTTTTTGAGTAATCCACTTGTGGGTATGTATTCTAACTGTGGGAGGGTGGATCAAGCGCGAACAGTGTTTGATAAATGCGATGGGTTAGATGACGTTTCGTGGAACTCGATGATTGCTGGTTATGGTAAAGCTTGTTTATACAATAAAATGTTACAAATTTTGGTTAAAATGCATCAAAGCGGAGTGAAATTCAGTAGCTATGTGTTGGGGAGTGTTCTTAACGCGTGTTGTGCAAGTTTCGATTTTTCTTTAACATGGGGAAAGTTACTACACTCGTGCTCAGTGAAGCTAGGTTGGGATCTTGATGTTATTGTCGGGACTGCATTACTTGACATGTATGCGAAAACCGGGGATTTAAACGATGCGGTTTCGGTTTTTAATCTTCTTCGTGACAAAAACGTGGTGATGTATAACGCGATGATTGCCGGGCTGCTTCGTGGGGAGGATATTAACGATGAATTAGTGAAGAAGTCGTTAAAACTTTTTATTAATATGCAAAGGCATGGGTTAAAGCCTTCAGAGTTTACATTTTCGACAATCGTTAAAGCTTGTATCGCGTTTCGAGATTTGGAGTTTGGGAAACAAATTCACGCACATGTTATCAAGAACAATCTTCAGTCTGATGAGTACATTGGAAGTGTTCTTGTGGAGTTATACTCTTCGTGGAGCTTAACGAATGATGCGTTGAGTTGTTTTGATTCGACTTATAAACGAGACATCGTGATATGGACATCGATGATCGTGGGCCACGCCCAAAACGGTGAATATGAACGGGCGTTAGGCGTTTTCGGTGAACTTCTTACTTTCGGGTTAAAACCAGATGAATTCACGGTTTCAACCGTGCTGAGTGCTTGTGCTAATTTGGGTGGTGTGAGATATGGTGAGCAGATTCAAAGTTATTCGGTTAAAACCGGGATTACAAAGTCGAGTGTGGTTGTAAATTCTTTGATATACATGTACGCAAAGTCGGGTGACATAGATTCTGCAAATCGGATGTTTGAGGTGGCTGATAAATTCGATGTGGTTTCATGGAGTGTGATGATATGCGGTGCTGCATATCATGGTTGTGCAAAGGAAGCTTTGACCATCTTTGACTTGATGATAAGTAACGGGATTGCACCGAATGACGTGGCATTTCTCGGAGTTCTTACTGCGTGTAGTCACGGAGGGCTTGTTGACGAAGGATTCAG ATGTTATGAAACAATGAAGAGAGACTATGGTATTACACCAACCGAAAAGCACTGCGCATGCATCGTAGATCTATTCGGGCGAGCTGGAAGACTATCTGATGCTGAATCGTTTATCATCGAGTCAGGTTTTAGCCACGCGCCTGTAATGTGGCGGTCGTTACTAAGTTCTTGTAGGATTCATAAGAACACGGAGATCGGGAAGCGTGTAGCCGAGAGGTTAATCAAACTCGAGCCACACGCATCTTCATCTTACGTGCTCCTTTACAACATCTACAACGATGCCGGAATGGAAACACACGCTACAAAAGTACGAGACTTGATGACTGACCGTCGGATCAAGAAAGAACCCGGTTTAAGTTGGATCGAGGTGGGAAACCGGGTTCATTCGTTTCTGGTCGGTGATAAATCTCACCCTCAAAGTGAAAAAATATATGAAAAGTTAGACGACGTGCTCGAGAAAATAAAGAAAATTGGTTACGTTGACGGGAAGAAGAACAACGGTTTATCGGTAAATCACCATAGTGAAAAGTTAGCAGTTGTTCTAGGCTTGATAAGTTTGCCTTTATCGGCTCCTGTAAGAGTGATGAAGAACTTAAGAGTATGCCAAGATTGTCATACTGTAATGAAACTGATCTCGAAGGTCGAAAGCCGGGAAATAATTCTACGAGACCCGATTCGGTTTCATCGGTTTAGAGATGGAACTTGTTCTTGCGGGGATTATTGGTAA
- the LOC110898150 gene encoding eukaryotic translation initiation factor NCBP: MDASTEKNTPQSEYDSSEDRERQSRELKAGLHPLKNKFVFWYTRRTPGVRTQTSYEDNIKQIMDFSTVEGFWVCYCHLARPSSLPSPTDLHLFKQGIRPLWEDAANCNGGKWIIRFKKAVSGRFWEDLVLALVGDQLDYSDNICGIVLSIRFNEDILSVWNRNASDNQVVMALRDNIKRHLKLPHGYVMEYKPHDASLRDNSSYRNTWLRG, translated from the exons ATGGATGCATCAACGGAGAAGAATACTCCTCAATCAGAGTACGATTCATCTGAAGACCGTGAGCGACAATCGCGCGAGCTTAAAGCTGGTTTGCATCCACTCAAG AACAAGTTTGTATTTTGGTACACCCGCCGCACACCTGGAGTTCGTACTCAGACATCATATGAGGACAATATAAAGCAGATAATGGACTTTAGCACG GTCGAAGGTTTTTGGGTGTGTTATTGTCATTTGGCTCGCCCGTCATCCTTGCCAAGCCCAACTGATTTGCATCTTTTCAAACAGGGGATTCGTCCGTTATGGGAG GATGCTGCTAACTGCAATGGCGGTAAGTGGATCATACGATTTAAAAAGGCTGTCTCAGGACGTTTCTGGGAGGATTTG GTTTTAGCATTGGTAGGTGATCAACTTGATTACAGTGATAACATATGTGGGATTGTGTTGAGCATCCGTTTCAACGAGGATATACTGAGCGTATGGAACCGCAATGCATCTGATAATCAG GTGGTGATGGCTCTAAGAGATAATATAAAACGACACTTGAAGCTTCCACACGGGTACGTTATGGAATATAAGCCACATGATGCTTCGTTGCGCGACAATTCATCGTATCGGAACACTTGGTTGAGAGGATAG